In a single window of the Vitis vinifera cultivar Pinot Noir 40024 chromosome 6, ASM3070453v1 genome:
- the LOC132253959 gene encoding cytochrome P450 CYP94D108-like, with translation MMDLNAAALFFCLCLSFIFFRSLRSPPTKNSCPHSYPIIGNLIALLRNRHRFHDWVADMLSRTPSLTLQVNTFLNASHGVCTANPLNVNHLLVSNFPNYIKGSRFHDFFHELLGDGIFNVDGHLWTVQRKISSHEFNTKSLKHFISDTVQSELSTRLIPFLSSACENNQVIDLQDVLRKAMFDNICNLAFGADPACLSSEAVGENSLNLSFVQAFDDAVEISASRSLLPIHVIWKIKRFFNIGSEKRLKEAVGIINEYANMILKSKEDQIGSGDCGNLDLLSRFMSSSSNFGLGFDDQEHKRKFLRDIVISFILAGKDSTSTALTWFFWLMAGNPRCEGLILAELSEASPAPATSPVIFSYDDLKGLNYLHAAISESLRLFPPVPIDSRLAVDDDILPDGTHVRKGWFADYSAYAMGRMHQVWGPDCREYRPERWLDDDGRFRPSDQFRFPVFHCGPRLCLGKEMAYVQMKSIAASVMREFEIVAVDGGGCAGKMADPPYTPSIVLKMRGGLPVRVKRRRQPNAIDFC, from the coding sequence ATGATGGATCTCAACGCCGCTGCTCTCTTCTTCTGTTTATGCCtctccttcatcttcttccgtTCTCTCCGTTCTCCTCCCACCAAAAATTCATGTCCACACTCATACCCCATCATCGGAAACCTTATCGCTTTACTCCGCAACCGCCACCGCTTCCACGACTGGGTTGCTGACATGCTTTCTAGAACCCCTTCCCTCACTCTCCAAGTCAACACCTTCCTCAACGCCTCCCATGGCGTCTGCACTGCCAACCCACTCAACGTCAACCACCTCCTCGTCTCCAACTTCCCCAACTACATCAAAGGCTCCCGCTTCCATGACTTCTTTCATGAACTCCTTGGAGATGGAATCTTTAACGTCGATGGTCACCTCTGGACTGTCCAACGCAAGATCTCCAGCCACGAATTCAACACCAAGTCTCTCAAACACTTCATCTCAGACACAGTCCAGTCCGAACTCTCCACTCGCCTTATTCCCTTCCTCTCTTCTGCATGTGAAAACAACCAAGTCATCGATCTCCAAGACGTTCTGCGGAAGGCTATGTTCGACAACATTTGTAATCTTGCATTTGGTGCCGATCCTGCATGTTTGAGCTCTGAAGCAGTAGGTGAAAATTCGTTGAATTTATCTTTTGTTCAGGCGTTCGATGATGCCGTGGAGATCAGTGCATCACGATCCTTGTTACCCATCCATGTGATATGGAAGATCAAGAGATTCTTCAATATAGGTTCTGAGAAACGATTGAAGGAAGCGGTTGGCATAATCAACGAATACGCTAATATGATCCTCAAGTCCAAAGAAGATCAGATCGGCTCAGGAGATTGTGGAAACCTGGATTTGCTATCTCGATTCATGTCCTCGAGCTCAAATTTCGGCTTAGGGTTTGACGATCAAGAACACAAGAGGAAGTTCTTGAGGGACATTGTTATAAGCTTCATACTCGCCGGCAAGGACTCCACGTCAACAGCGTTGACGTGGTTCTTCTGGCTGATGGCCGGAAACCCTCGATGCGAGGGCTTGATCTTGGCGGAACTATCAGAGGCATCTCCGGCACCGGCGACGTCGCCGGTGATATTCAGCTATGACGATCTGAAGGGGTTGAATTATCTGCATGCGGCCATATCAGAGTCGCTGCGTCTGTTTCCGCCCGTGCCAATTGATTCGAGATTAGCGGTAGATGATGACATTCTCCCAGATGGGACTCACGTGCGTAAAGGGTGGTTTGCTGATTACTCAGCTTATGCGATGGGGAGGATGCATCAAGTGTGGGGTCCTGACTGTAGGGAGTATAGACCGGAGAGGTGGTTGGATGACGATGGACGATTTCGACCGTCGGATCAGTTTCGGTTTCCGGTGTTTCACTGCGGGCCCAGGTTGTGCTTGGGGAAGGAGATGGCGTATGTGCAGATGAAGTCGATTGCTGCAAGCGTGATGCGTGAGTTTGAGATAGTGGCCGTTGATGGAGGTGGGTGTGCAGGGAAGATGGCAGACCCGCCTTACACACCATCCATTGTCCTTAAGATGAGGGGTGGCCTACCTGTACGGGTGAAGAGACGGCGACAGCCCAACGCCATCGACTTTTGTTAG